The Heyndrickxia vini genome contains a region encoding:
- a CDS encoding (Fe-S)-binding protein — translation MKKTSLNPVVKNLHDKTYNWTNQCVQCGYCLPVCPTYESMGKESASPRGRINLVKMAAEGKIDISEHMAEPIELCLGCRACEIACPVGVPYGHMLEAAKDAIAQSKQQKRENSHFLLKNMAMNQLFPYPNRMKFLGSTVWLYKKSKLDRLIRKTKLFPILSEPLAQMEKILPPLENPSKRLKHGTVFPAKGERKVRVAFFTGCIMDSIMYKVNRLSIELLTSVGCEVVIPNHQTCCGALHAHQGATEKAKELAKANIQSFTQSEAEFYVNNAGGCGAALSEYDYLLKGDEEWAETAGEFAKKSRDISQILTEYGPLPFIKEWKGIVVYQDSCHLRNVQKVYQEPRQLLQSIPGITYVEMEGANRCCASGGIYNLLHFQESMKILDKKMKEVIELQPKAVITTNPGCQLQMSLGIDRMEASENIRSMHLVEILAEACGLT, via the coding sequence ATGAAAAAGACTTCCCTAAATCCAGTTGTCAAAAATCTTCATGATAAAACATATAATTGGACAAACCAGTGTGTTCAATGCGGCTATTGTTTACCTGTTTGCCCTACATACGAATCGATGGGGAAGGAATCAGCTTCACCTCGCGGAAGAATTAATTTAGTGAAAATGGCCGCTGAAGGAAAAATTGATATATCAGAACATATGGCTGAACCTATCGAACTTTGCTTAGGCTGCCGTGCATGCGAAATAGCATGTCCTGTAGGTGTTCCTTATGGCCATATGCTTGAAGCTGCGAAAGATGCCATAGCCCAATCGAAGCAACAAAAACGTGAAAATTCACATTTCTTATTAAAAAATATGGCTATGAATCAATTGTTTCCATATCCAAATCGTATGAAGTTTCTAGGTAGTACTGTGTGGCTGTATAAAAAATCTAAATTAGACAGGCTCATTCGAAAAACGAAGCTCTTTCCTATACTGTCGGAACCATTGGCGCAAATGGAAAAAATTCTACCTCCTTTAGAAAATCCGAGTAAACGATTGAAGCATGGTACAGTATTTCCGGCAAAAGGCGAAAGAAAAGTAAGAGTTGCTTTCTTCACCGGATGTATTATGGATTCAATTATGTATAAAGTGAACCGTTTATCAATTGAATTGCTTACATCTGTTGGGTGTGAGGTAGTGATTCCGAATCATCAAACTTGTTGTGGTGCATTACATGCACATCAAGGTGCTACAGAAAAGGCGAAGGAACTAGCTAAGGCAAATATACAATCATTTACTCAGTCTGAAGCGGAATTTTATGTAAATAATGCAGGGGGATGTGGTGCAGCACTTTCAGAATATGATTACTTGTTAAAAGGGGATGAAGAATGGGCCGAAACTGCAGGGGAATTTGCAAAAAAATCAAGAGATATCAGTCAGATTCTTACTGAATATGGTCCACTTCCATTTATAAAGGAATGGAAGGGTATCGTCGTTTATCAGGATTCATGTCATCTAAGAAATGTTCAAAAGGTATATCAAGAACCTAGGCAGCTACTCCAGTCAATTCCAGGGATTACTTATGTAGAAATGGAAGGGGCAAATCGTTGTTGTGCTTCCGGTGGAATATATAATCTTCTTCATTTTCAAGAATCCATGAAGATTTTAGATAAGAAAATGAAAGAGGTCATCGAGCTACAGCCGAAAGCAGTCATTACGACAAACCCGGGCTGCCAATTACAAATGAGTCTAGGCATTGATCGCATGGAGGCATCCGAAAACATACGTAGTATGCATTTGGTAGAAATCCTTGCAGAAGCGTGCGGACTGACTTAA
- a CDS encoding acyl-CoA thioesterase/bile acid-CoA:amino acid N-acyltransferase family protein, whose amino-acid sequence MSILNKPKIVVDSYVSLIDCPIKIEAHGLQPDQEYILRLNRRSITQKAIKYWESKTVFCADNNGMISLNEQAPLSGSYTVKDGMGLFWSLEVVKTHENINEPYHMLAPHKFSISLEHEGKIVDEKQITRLWYSSNVDRIPVREEGLVATYFQHKSGKKLPGIIVVGGSEGGIFEFLAGLLASNGFNVLVLGYFGIDHLPERLVNIPLEYVQKAIYWLKDRKEIDDRWLGIHGTSRGGELALWSACLYPDIKAVVSLNGSAVSFSGIVPWSDDANLPPAWTYNNNPLPYASQRNPIEMALKCKQMWESNQNPLSIWYQTLISDQNILEEAIIPVEKSNSSFLFISGEDDANFDSASLNQKAMKRLKTRKHPYSYEQLVYSGAGHEVGFPYIPILANAWTGGTKQQTAHASQKAWKKTIEFFKESYNRSEV is encoded by the coding sequence GTGTCTATTTTAAATAAGCCTAAAATAGTTGTTGATTCATACGTTTCACTTATTGATTGCCCCATTAAAATTGAAGCCCATGGCTTACAGCCCGACCAGGAATACATTTTAAGATTGAACCGACGTTCGATTACGCAAAAAGCCATTAAATATTGGGAATCGAAAACCGTTTTTTGCGCAGATAATAACGGAATGATTTCATTAAATGAGCAAGCTCCCCTTTCCGGGTCCTACACCGTTAAAGATGGAATGGGATTATTTTGGTCTTTGGAAGTGGTAAAGACACATGAAAATATCAATGAACCCTATCATATGCTAGCACCACATAAGTTTAGTATATCGCTTGAACACGAAGGAAAAATTGTTGATGAAAAGCAAATCACTCGTCTTTGGTATTCTTCAAATGTAGACCGGATTCCAGTCAGAGAGGAAGGACTTGTTGCAACGTATTTTCAGCATAAAAGTGGCAAAAAGCTACCAGGTATCATTGTTGTTGGTGGGTCAGAGGGTGGAATCTTTGAATTTCTCGCTGGGCTTCTCGCCTCGAATGGATTTAACGTCCTAGTACTTGGGTATTTTGGTATTGACCATCTACCGGAAAGACTCGTGAATATCCCTCTTGAATATGTTCAAAAAGCCATTTATTGGCTAAAGGATCGGAAAGAAATTGATGATCGATGGCTCGGAATTCACGGAACTTCCAGAGGTGGAGAATTAGCTTTATGGTCAGCATGTTTATATCCTGACATTAAAGCAGTCGTTTCCTTAAATGGATCGGCCGTTTCTTTTTCCGGTATTGTCCCTTGGTCGGATGATGCAAATTTACCACCTGCATGGACATATAATAATAACCCACTCCCCTATGCTTCTCAAAGGAACCCAATTGAGATGGCATTAAAATGTAAACAAATGTGGGAAAGTAATCAGAATCCACTATCTATTTGGTATCAAACACTAATATCAGATCAAAATATTTTGGAAGAAGCAATCATCCCAGTAGAAAAGAGTAACAGTTCATTTTTATTCATTTCTGGTGAAGATGATGCGAATTTTGACTCGGCATCTCTAAATCAGAAAGCGATGAAGCGGTTAAAAACAAGGAAACATCCTTATTCGTATGAGCAACTTGTATATTCGGGAGCAGGTCATGAAGTCGGCTTTCCCTACATACCAATTTTGGCTAATGCATGGACTGGAGGAACGAAACAGCAAACAGCCCATGCCAGTCAAAAAGCATGGAAGAAAACGATTGAGTTTTTTAAGGAAAGTTATAATCGTTCCGAAGTGTAG
- a CDS encoding aspartate/glutamate racemase family protein codes for MKVGLIHATTTAIKPIEQAFQAEAPEIELLHFMDTSLLSLIESSGSLTPEIMRRFVVLLNMAADSNVDCIQLTCSAFNNITTFLQPLYSIKLFRSDEAMLDEALAYHRIGLISTVKETPEALITYLREKKPDCLIESLVDPGIIHLLFQGKKDEHDLKVKNMIREMDGQVDVIVLSQYSMEHVAHQIRTSVPILTAPLATVKRCLSYLQHHGS; via the coding sequence TTGAAAGTTGGACTCATTCATGCTACAACGACCGCTATAAAGCCAATTGAACAGGCTTTTCAAGCAGAAGCCCCAGAAATTGAACTACTTCATTTCATGGATACAAGTCTGCTCTCTTTGATAGAATCGAGTGGTTCACTGACACCAGAAATTATGCGCAGGTTTGTCGTATTATTAAATATGGCAGCGGATTCAAATGTTGATTGCATCCAATTGACGTGCTCTGCTTTTAATAACATTACAACGTTTTTGCAGCCGCTCTATTCAATTAAACTATTTCGGTCGGATGAAGCTATGCTTGATGAAGCACTTGCTTATCATCGAATTGGATTAATCTCTACCGTCAAAGAAACACCTGAAGCTTTAATCACCTATTTAAGGGAAAAGAAACCAGATTGTCTCATTGAATCATTAGTTGACCCGGGAATTATCCATCTTTTATTCCAAGGGAAAAAAGATGAACACGATTTAAAGGTAAAAAACATGATACGGGAAATGGACGGACAGGTGGACGTCATTGTACTTTCGCAATACAGCATGGAACATGTAGCTCATCAAATCCGAACTTCCGTGCCTATTCTTACTGCTCCTTTAGCTACAGTGAAAAGATGTTTATCTTATTTACAGCACCATGGATCTTAA
- the lhgO gene encoding L-2-hydroxyglutarate oxidase: MYDYIIVGGGIVGLSVAMALYDKHPGIKLAIIEKEEKLASHQTGHNSGVIHSGIYYKPGSLKARLAKEGNESMVAFCESHEIPYDQCGKVIVATSKSERLLLDKLYHRGISNGLQIRKINRDELQELEPHVQGLEAIHVPMAGIVNYQSVCEVIGNIIRNRGGEIYLNSEAKNIKELEDEIIVETNNQVLRGRMLINCAGLQSDRIAKLTGYKLDMKIVPFRGEYYQLASDKRHLVKNLIYPVPNPNFPFLGVHFTRMIDGTIDVGPNAVLNLDREGYKKLSFKLQDATETLTYAGFWKLASTYMKEGMNEMVRSFYKKKFVESVQILIPSIEGKDLIPGPTGIRAQALRDDGTLVDDFFIVNGKRSVHVCNAPSPAATASIEIGKEVVKMLSSYKVTS; the protein is encoded by the coding sequence ATGTATGATTACATCATCGTTGGTGGGGGCATTGTCGGCTTATCAGTGGCGATGGCCTTATACGATAAGCATCCAGGTATAAAACTGGCCATTATTGAAAAAGAAGAGAAATTAGCTTCACATCAAACGGGGCATAACAGTGGTGTGATTCATTCAGGTATTTATTATAAACCTGGTAGTTTAAAAGCCCGTTTAGCCAAAGAAGGAAATGAAAGTATGGTTGCTTTTTGTGAGTCACATGAAATACCTTATGATCAATGTGGAAAAGTAATCGTTGCCACTTCTAAAAGCGAACGCTTGCTACTAGATAAACTTTATCATAGAGGGATAAGTAATGGTTTACAAATCAGAAAGATTAATAGAGACGAATTGCAAGAATTAGAACCTCATGTTCAAGGACTTGAAGCAATCCATGTACCAATGGCAGGTATTGTTAATTATCAATCGGTTTGTGAAGTAATAGGGAATATTATTCGTAACCGTGGGGGAGAAATTTATTTAAATAGTGAAGCGAAAAATATTAAAGAATTAGAGGATGAAATTATAGTAGAAACGAACAATCAAGTATTGCGGGGAAGAATGCTAATAAATTGTGCGGGTTTACAAAGTGACCGCATAGCGAAATTAACGGGTTATAAGTTAGATATGAAAATTGTCCCATTTCGTGGAGAGTATTATCAGCTTGCATCAGATAAAAGGCATCTTGTCAAAAATCTTATTTATCCGGTGCCAAATCCAAATTTTCCATTTCTTGGTGTCCATTTTACAAGAATGATCGACGGAACGATTGATGTAGGACCAAATGCAGTGTTAAACCTAGATCGTGAAGGCTATAAGAAACTATCCTTTAAACTTCAGGATGCAACTGAAACGTTAACCTATGCAGGATTTTGGAAGCTAGCTTCAACTTATATGAAGGAAGGGATGAATGAAATGGTCCGTTCCTTTTATAAAAAGAAATTTGTTGAAAGCGTACAAATACTTATTCCGAGTATCGAGGGAAAAGATTTAATTCCTGGTCCGACCGGCATACGAGCACAGGCATTACGAGATGATGGAACACTCGTTGATGATTTTTTTATTGTAAATGGAAAACGATCAGTGCATGTATGTAATGCACCATCTCCTGCGGCTACTGCCTCGATTGAAATTGGCAAAGAAGTGGTGAAAATGCTCTCGTCTTACAAAGTGACATCGTGA
- a CDS encoding ArsR/SmtB family transcription factor yields MNVYPNISYIAKLIAEPTRAIILDRLMDGKALPASELAYMAKVSHPTISSHLTKLVEGNLLIMEQHGRHRYYRLANAEVAEVIEKLGTIAPQAEIRTLRQSSQMKQVRKGRTCYDHLAGELGVTVTQAMLDKKIIILDKEAFIVTEQGKNWFLQLGINIDKATIKRRIFAKPCLDWSERRYHMSGWLGAAIANHFFTQKWIIKSESSRAVHLTPNGKQALKQFLGIEM; encoded by the coding sequence ATGAATGTATATCCAAATATTTCATATATTGCAAAACTAATAGCAGAGCCGACAAGGGCAATTATTTTAGATCGTTTAATGGATGGAAAAGCACTGCCAGCCAGTGAATTAGCTTATATGGCGAAAGTATCCCATCCAACAATTAGCTCACATCTTACGAAACTTGTAGAAGGAAATCTCCTAATAATGGAACAGCATGGAAGGCATCGTTACTATCGACTAGCAAATGCGGAAGTGGCTGAAGTAATTGAAAAATTAGGAACGATTGCACCGCAAGCAGAAATTCGTACATTACGACAATCTAGTCAAATGAAACAAGTTCGTAAAGGTCGAACTTGTTACGATCATTTAGCTGGGGAGCTTGGAGTAACAGTTACCCAAGCAATGTTGGATAAGAAAATCATCATTTTAGACAAGGAGGCATTTATTGTTACAGAACAAGGGAAAAACTGGTTTCTTCAATTAGGAATTAATATTGATAAGGCTACGATTAAAAGGAGGATTTTTGCAAAACCATGTCTTGATTGGAGTGAAAGACGCTATCATATGTCAGGCTGGCTAGGCGCCGCAATTGCAAATCATTTTTTTACTCAAAAATGGATAATAAAATCTGAGTCAAGCCGCGCGGTTCATCTTACTCCAAATGGGAAACAAGCATTGAAACAATTTTTGGGAATTGAAATGTAG
- a CDS encoding GNAT family N-acetyltransferase, whose translation MFRVEIRRPRIGDIEELNIFFSLVIKDTFAREGLSELVEDIEHEIAEKNAFLKSDLESNGENHYFLIALVKNKIVGTIAYGPSNELINRCTDGVYKNLIEIGTVFVHPHYQRKGIGAILLNSIFLTLQHKGIKEFCLDSGYKQAQKIWQKKFGDPNYLMQNFWGEGSDHMIWRRNLLETRIIFGV comes from the coding sequence ATGTTTAGGGTTGAGATACGAAGACCGAGGATAGGGGATATTGAAGAGTTAAATATCTTTTTTAGCTTAGTCATCAAGGATACATTTGCAAGGGAAGGTTTGTCGGAGTTAGTTGAGGATATTGAACATGAAATAGCGGAAAAGAATGCTTTCTTAAAATCTGACCTTGAGAGTAATGGGGAGAATCACTATTTTTTAATTGCTCTAGTAAAAAATAAAATCGTCGGAACTATTGCATATGGACCTTCGAATGAACTGATTAATCGTTGTACAGATGGCGTTTATAAAAATCTAATTGAGATTGGCACTGTGTTTGTTCATCCTCATTACCAAAGAAAAGGGATAGGGGCTATTCTCCTAAATAGTATTTTTCTTACTTTACAACATAAAGGAATAAAAGAATTTTGTTTAGATAGCGGATATAAACAAGCACAGAAAATTTGGCAGAAGAAATTTGGAGATCCCAATTATTTGATGCAGAATTTTTGGGGTGAAGGCAGTGATCATATGATATGGAGAAGGAACCTGCTGGAAACCCGGATAATATTTGGAGTTTAG
- a CDS encoding alpha-keto acid decarboxylase family protein — protein sequence MFNNSESPVVGNEEKVVLGEYLFDCLKKEGITEIFGVPGDYNFSLLDHLENYEGINFVNGRNELNSGYAADGYARVKGIAALITTFGVGELSACNAIAGSNSEHVPVIHIVGAPPSMDQQEHKLMHHTLMDGNFDTFRKVYEPITAYSVKITLENAMQEIPTAIHLAKEKKKPVYLVIADDLVTKPVVMRQPMLPKSTMTNPKTLQAALAHAKQLLESSEQSVLLVDVKMMRFHLQQDALALAEAMNLPVASMMFGKGGFDESHPNFIGMYAGQFGSDTVRSMIESAQSVITIGLVWADTNTAKFSAMLDPLKMIDIQPEKVKIGHAEYPNVLAQDMIKGLKSMGYKQKEPIPTFPYPYVEEKQNPEALLSAKSYYPRIQQMLKVNDIVIGETGSFFYGLSQVRLPRGVTYITQGGWQSIGYATPSTFGASIAAPDRRVLLFTGDGSIQLTAQEISSMLTNGCKPIIFVLNNGGYTIEKYLNVKTKNQLYNQVPNWEYTKLPEAFGERAFTAVVKTNKELDDAIKQAEAESSNKLCMIEMLITNPLDAPEYMVKMREYLER from the coding sequence ATGTTTAATAATAGTGAGAGTCCAGTCGTAGGAAATGAAGAGAAGGTAGTGTTAGGTGAGTATTTGTTTGATTGTTTGAAAAAAGAAGGCATTACAGAAATATTCGGCGTGCCTGGGGATTATAATTTTTCACTGCTTGATCATTTAGAGAACTATGAAGGAATTAATTTTGTAAATGGACGAAACGAGTTAAATTCAGGATATGCAGCTGATGGCTATGCAAGAGTTAAGGGCATTGCAGCACTGATTACTACTTTTGGTGTAGGTGAATTGAGTGCTTGTAATGCGATTGCAGGTTCCAACAGTGAACATGTACCTGTTATTCATATTGTGGGAGCTCCACCATCGATGGACCAACAGGAGCACAAGCTTATGCACCATACGTTAATGGATGGGAATTTTGATACGTTTCGTAAAGTATACGAACCCATTACAGCGTATTCAGTTAAGATTACCCTTGAAAATGCAATGCAGGAAATTCCTACGGCTATTCATCTAGCAAAAGAAAAGAAAAAGCCCGTATACTTGGTTATTGCTGACGATTTAGTCACGAAACCAGTAGTAATGCGTCAGCCCATGCTGCCAAAGTCTACAATGACCAATCCTAAAACATTGCAAGCGGCACTTGCTCATGCAAAGCAATTGCTAGAAAGCAGTGAACAATCCGTCTTACTTGTTGATGTGAAAATGATGCGGTTCCATCTTCAACAGGATGCACTGGCATTAGCAGAAGCAATGAATTTGCCTGTTGCAAGTATGATGTTCGGCAAGGGAGGGTTTGATGAAAGTCATCCGAATTTCATCGGAATGTATGCGGGACAATTTGGCAGTGATACCGTTCGTTCTATGATAGAATCTGCACAAAGCGTTATTACGATTGGGCTCGTCTGGGCGGATACGAATACCGCGAAATTTTCAGCAATGCTTGACCCACTGAAAATGATTGACATTCAACCTGAAAAAGTAAAAATTGGACACGCTGAATATCCGAATGTGCTGGCTCAAGATATGATAAAAGGGCTAAAAAGCATGGGGTATAAACAAAAGGAACCAATTCCAACTTTTCCTTATCCATACGTTGAGGAAAAGCAAAATCCTGAAGCATTATTAAGTGCCAAAAGCTATTATCCGCGTATCCAGCAAATGTTAAAAGTAAATGACATTGTAATTGGTGAAACCGGAAGCTTTTTTTACGGTTTATCACAAGTAAGACTGCCACGCGGGGTGACATATATTACACAAGGAGGCTGGCAATCCATTGGATATGCAACACCTTCCACTTTTGGTGCTAGTATTGCTGCACCGGATCGGAGAGTATTGTTATTTACAGGGGACGGATCAATCCAGTTAACTGCACAAGAAATCAGTTCGATGCTTACCAACGGCTGTAAACCAATTATTTTTGTTTTGAATAATGGTGGATACACAATCGAAAAGTATTTAAATGTCAAAACGAAAAATCAGTTATATAATCAAGTACCTAATTGGGAATATACTAAGCTTCCGGAAGCATTTGGTGAGCGTGCATTCACTGCTGTCGTAAAAACGAATAAGGAGCTCGATGATGCAATTAAACAAGCCGAAGCAGAAAGTTCAAATAAGCTTTGTATGATTGAAATGCTTATTACTAATCCACTTGACGCACCGGAATATATGGTTAAAATGAGAGAGTATTTAGAACGGTAG
- a CDS encoding FAD-binding oxidoreductase, translating to MNQEALKKIKTIIPLERIFTELAELYSYSYDASFGEYLPEIVIQPKNASEISELVKLANEYLIPIYPRGAGTSLSGGPLPVKGGMVLDMTQFNEKLVIDRENLLAIVSPGVITGDLHKKAEEVGLFYPPDPSSSHVATIGGNISENSSGPKGLKYGTTKEYVIGLEVVTPLGDIIRTGGKTVKNVTGYDITRLIVGSEGTLGIVTEVIVRLIPKPQARKTLLAHFAHLLDSGHAITSILSAGILPSAIELMDNACIRAVESFSPSGLPVDADSIIIVEVDGHPAAIDEEIKQCAKMCRNSGATYVKVAETESERLKIWSARKMVSPAITQMGPTKISEDATVPRSKIPAMMERLNRIRDKYKLNLVVFGHAGDGNLHPNIITDKRNIEEMKKVELAVSEIFEAAIELGGTLSGEHGIGTLKSPYMEMELGKSGLYMMKKIKEAWDPNNILNPGKIFPEKDQKRVVFV from the coding sequence TTGAATCAAGAAGCATTAAAAAAGATAAAGACTATCATCCCTTTGGAACGAATTTTTACTGAATTAGCGGAGCTGTATTCCTATAGTTATGATGCATCATTTGGTGAATATTTGCCTGAAATCGTCATCCAACCAAAGAATGCAAGCGAAATAAGTGAGCTGGTTAAACTTGCAAATGAGTATTTGATTCCAATCTATCCAAGAGGAGCAGGAACATCTTTAAGTGGTGGTCCATTGCCTGTTAAAGGTGGAATGGTTTTAGATATGACTCAGTTTAATGAAAAACTAGTCATTGATCGTGAAAACTTGCTTGCCATTGTTTCCCCGGGTGTGATTACGGGAGATTTACATAAAAAAGCTGAAGAGGTTGGTTTATTCTATCCTCCTGATCCTAGCAGCTCACATGTAGCCACGATTGGAGGAAATATTTCTGAAAACTCAAGCGGACCAAAAGGGTTAAAATATGGGACGACAAAAGAATATGTAATCGGTCTAGAAGTCGTCACACCATTGGGAGATATTATCCGAACGGGCGGAAAAACAGTAAAAAATGTAACGGGATATGATATCACCCGACTAATTGTTGGTTCAGAGGGCACATTGGGTATTGTAACGGAAGTCATTGTTCGATTGATACCAAAACCACAAGCGAGGAAAACATTGCTCGCTCACTTTGCTCACCTTCTTGATTCCGGACATGCGATCACTTCCATATTATCGGCTGGTATTCTACCTTCTGCAATAGAATTAATGGACAATGCATGTATTCGTGCTGTTGAATCCTTTAGTCCATCCGGATTACCGGTTGATGCCGATTCCATTATTATAGTCGAAGTGGATGGACACCCAGCAGCCATTGACGAAGAGATTAAACAATGTGCCAAGATGTGTAGGAATTCAGGAGCAACCTATGTAAAAGTTGCAGAAACAGAATCAGAAAGGTTAAAAATTTGGAGTGCAAGGAAAATGGTTTCGCCGGCAATTACACAAATGGGTCCAACGAAAATATCAGAGGATGCAACAGTACCAAGAAGCAAAATTCCTGCAATGATGGAAAGGTTAAATCGTATACGGGATAAATATAAGCTGAACCTAGTTGTATTTGGTCATGCGGGTGATGGGAACTTACATCCGAATATAATTACCGATAAACGAAACATTGAAGAAATGAAAAAAGTAGAATTGGCTGTTAGTGAAATATTTGAAGCTGCGATTGAACTGGGTGGTACTTTATCTGGTGAACATGGGATTGGAACATTAAAATCACCCTATATGGAGATGGAGCTGGGAAAATCCGGCTTATACATGATGAAAAAAATAAAAGAGGCTTGGGACCCGAATAATATCCTGAATCCAGGAAAGATTTTTCCGGAAAAAGATCAGAAGAGAGTGGTCTTTGTATGA
- a CDS encoding ABC transporter permease, giving the protein MNALGKLRVSLAVIGIIYILIPLIVVIPASFTSANFPSFPAEGFSLQWYSKILERPEFMEAFFNSVQFAFLAAFFSVLFGTLGAIGIAKYEIPGKAYITSILTAPLSVPQLVLGIALLVYFTPLLLSGTSTGFLIAHIIICIPYVIRLVLTGLSGFDYNLERAAAILGANPIVVFWKVTLPLIRPAIISGGLFAFLTSFDNVTVSLFMISPEMRTLPIEIFSTMQDAYNPIVASVSTVVILISVILIIILEKLQGVGNVFGGSNHTSG; this is encoded by the coding sequence ATGAATGCATTGGGCAAGCTAAGAGTTTCCCTAGCAGTCATAGGGATTATTTATATCTTAATCCCATTAATTGTTGTCATACCTGCTTCCTTTACAAGTGCAAATTTTCCAAGTTTTCCTGCAGAAGGGTTTTCGCTTCAATGGTATTCCAAAATTTTAGAGCGACCTGAATTTATGGAGGCCTTCTTTAATAGTGTACAATTTGCTTTTCTAGCGGCGTTTTTCTCTGTTTTATTCGGAACATTAGGTGCGATCGGTATTGCAAAATATGAAATACCTGGAAAGGCGTATATAACGTCAATCTTGACCGCTCCTCTAAGTGTACCCCAGCTAGTATTAGGGATTGCACTGCTTGTTTATTTTACGCCATTGTTGCTTTCCGGTACGTCTACTGGATTTTTAATTGCTCACATTATTATCTGTATTCCGTATGTTATTCGACTGGTGCTGACTGGTTTAAGCGGCTTTGACTATAATTTGGAACGAGCAGCGGCGATTCTAGGTGCGAATCCTATCGTTGTGTTTTGGAAAGTGACACTTCCATTGATTCGTCCTGCAATTATTTCGGGTGGGTTATTTGCATTTCTTACATCATTTGATAATGTAACCGTTTCATTGTTTATGATTTCTCCAGAGATGAGAACACTCCCGATTGAGATTTTTTCAACGATGCAGGATGCTTATAATCCAATTGTTGCTTCTGTTTCAACAGTGGTGATCTTAATTTCAGTAATTTTAATTATCATCCTTGAAAAACTTCAAGGAGTTGGTAATGTGTTCGGAGGATCGAATCATACAAGTGGGTAA
- a CDS encoding DinB family protein, translating to MNSIELSILNLQETRRRSIKLWRSLPDSWIDWRPDKEAMSFGEMIRHVWTGSFYYHLMLQNNGSIKEEAPAPFDQEPITSIEKEIELSSPYFDDFISYVTSLSAEELTTRLIDRGDVGYQRYLGDMLLRIAYHDAVHAGQFLQYLRMIGLERPLIWD from the coding sequence ATGAATTCGATTGAGTTAAGTATTTTAAATTTACAAGAAACACGTCGTCGTTCAATAAAACTATGGAGATCACTACCAGACAGCTGGATAGATTGGAGACCAGATAAAGAGGCAATGTCTTTTGGTGAAATGATCCGTCATGTTTGGACTGGAAGCTTCTACTATCATTTAATGTTACAAAACAATGGTTCAATAAAAGAAGAGGCACCCGCGCCATTCGATCAGGAACCTATTACCTCAATAGAAAAGGAGATTGAATTATCGAGCCCATATTTTGATGATTTCATTTCATATGTTACATCACTTTCAGCCGAAGAATTAACAACTAGACTGATTGATCGCGGTGATGTAGGCTATCAGCGATATTTAGGGGACATGCTTTTGCGAATTGCCTATCACGATGCAGTTCATGCCGGGCAATTTTTACAATACTTACGAATGATTGGTTTGGAAAGACCGTTAATTTGGGATTAG